The Cronobacter sakazakii genome has a window encoding:
- the mdoH gene encoding glucans biosynthesis glucosyltransferase MdoH — translation MNKSTEYIDLLPLSDAEKAALPTSDMQALHQALDAEGRVWAREDDSPLGSVKTRLEQRWSDSLKGDQLIKDDEGRTQIQAMPKATRSSMFPDPWRTNPIGRFWDRLRGREVLPRYMAGLTKEERAAEQKWRTVGTIRRYILLLLTLSQTVVATWYMKTILPYQGWALINPADMMGQDWLVSLMQLLPYVLQSGILILFAILFCWVSAGFWTALMGFLQLLIGKDKYSISASTVGDEPINPEHRTALIMPICNEDVDRVFAGLRATWESVKATGQQAHFDVYILSDSYNPDICVAEQKAWMELIAEVQGEGQIFYRRRRRRVKRKSGNIDDFCRRWGNQYSYMVVLDADSVMTGDCLTGLVRLMEANPNAGIIQSSPKASGMDTLYARCQQFATRVYGPLFTAGLHFWQLGESHYWGHNAIIRVKPFIEHCALAPLPGEGSFAGSILSHDFVEAALMRRAGWGVWIAYDLPGSYEELPPNLLDELKRDRRWCHGNLMNFRLFLVKGMHPVHRAVFLTGVMSYLSAPLWFLFLALSTALQVVHALTEPQYFLQPRQLFPVWPQWRPELAIALFASTMVLLFLPKLLSVILIWCKGPKEYGGFLRVTLSLLLEVLFSVLLAPVRMLFHTVFVVSAFLGWEVVWNSPQRDDDSTPWSEAFMRHGSQLLLGLVWAVGMAWLDLRFLFWLAPIVFSLILSPFVSVISSRATVGLRTKRWKLFLIPEEYSPPQVLVDTDRYLVLNRSRSLDDGFMHAVFHPSFNALATAMATARHRASHVLEIARDRHVEQALNDTPEKLNRDRRLVLLSDPVTMARMHYRVWAHPERYSSWVNHYETLKLNPQALSTP, via the coding sequence ATGAATAAGTCTACTGAGTATATCGACCTGCTGCCGCTTTCTGACGCTGAGAAAGCGGCGCTGCCGACATCGGACATGCAGGCCCTTCATCAGGCGCTGGACGCTGAAGGACGCGTCTGGGCCCGCGAGGATGATTCCCCGCTGGGCTCGGTGAAAACGCGTCTTGAACAGCGCTGGTCAGACTCGCTCAAGGGCGATCAACTGATCAAAGACGATGAAGGCCGCACCCAGATCCAGGCCATGCCAAAGGCAACACGTTCCTCCATGTTCCCGGACCCGTGGCGCACCAACCCGATTGGGCGCTTCTGGGACCGTCTGCGCGGTCGTGAAGTGCTGCCGCGCTACATGGCGGGGCTGACGAAAGAAGAGCGCGCCGCGGAGCAGAAATGGCGTACGGTCGGCACCATCCGCCGTTACATTCTGCTGCTGCTGACGCTCTCACAGACCGTCGTCGCGACCTGGTATATGAAAACCATTCTGCCGTATCAGGGCTGGGCGCTGATCAATCCGGCGGACATGATGGGCCAGGACTGGCTGGTGTCGCTGATGCAACTGCTGCCGTATGTGCTGCAAAGCGGCATCCTTATCCTGTTCGCTATCCTGTTCTGCTGGGTGAGCGCCGGATTCTGGACGGCGCTGATGGGCTTTTTGCAGCTGCTTATCGGTAAAGATAAGTACAGCATCTCCGCCTCGACGGTGGGCGACGAGCCGATAAACCCTGAGCATCGCACTGCGCTTATCATGCCTATCTGTAACGAAGACGTGGATCGCGTCTTCGCGGGCCTGCGCGCGACCTGGGAGTCGGTGAAAGCCACCGGCCAGCAGGCGCACTTCGACGTTTATATCCTGAGCGACAGTTACAATCCGGATATCTGCGTTGCCGAGCAGAAAGCCTGGATGGAGCTGATTGCCGAAGTGCAGGGCGAAGGGCAGATTTTCTATCGCCGCCGTCGCCGTCGTGTGAAGCGTAAAAGCGGCAACATCGACGATTTCTGCCGCCGCTGGGGCAACCAGTACAGCTACATGGTGGTGCTGGACGCCGACTCCGTGATGACGGGCGACTGTCTGACCGGGCTGGTGCGTCTGATGGAAGCGAACCCGAACGCCGGGATCATCCAGTCGTCGCCGAAAGCCTCCGGAATGGACACGCTCTATGCGCGCTGCCAGCAATTCGCGACACGCGTTTACGGGCCGCTCTTTACCGCCGGCCTGCACTTCTGGCAGCTGGGCGAATCGCACTACTGGGGCCATAACGCCATTATCCGCGTGAAGCCGTTTATCGAGCACTGTGCGCTGGCACCGCTCCCGGGCGAGGGCTCTTTCGCAGGCTCTATCCTCTCCCACGACTTCGTGGAAGCGGCGCTGATGCGTCGTGCAGGCTGGGGCGTGTGGATTGCCTACGATCTGCCGGGCTCTTATGAAGAGCTGCCGCCGAACCTGCTGGATGAGCTTAAGCGTGACCGTCGCTGGTGTCACGGCAACCTGATGAACTTCCGCCTGTTCCTCGTTAAAGGGATGCACCCGGTTCACCGCGCGGTGTTCCTGACTGGCGTGATGTCTTATCTTTCAGCGCCGCTCTGGTTCCTGTTCCTGGCGCTCTCGACCGCGTTGCAGGTGGTACATGCGCTCACCGAGCCGCAATACTTCCTCCAGCCGCGTCAGCTGTTCCCGGTGTGGCCGCAGTGGCGTCCTGAGCTCGCGATAGCGCTGTTTGCTTCAACGATGGTGCTGCTGTTCCTGCCGAAGCTTTTGAGCGTCATTCTCATCTGGTGTAAAGGCCCGAAAGAGTACGGCGGCTTCCTGCGCGTGACGCTCTCTCTGCTGCTGGAAGTGCTGTTCTCGGTACTGCTGGCGCCGGTGCGTATGCTGTTCCACACCGTGTTTGTGGTGAGCGCGTTCCTTGGCTGGGAAGTGGTATGGAATTCGCCGCAGCGCGACGACGACTCCACCCCGTGGAGCGAAGCGTTCATGCGTCACGGTTCTCAGCTGCTGCTGGGGCTGGTGTGGGCGGTCGGCATGGCGTGGCTTGATCTGCGCTTCCTGTTCTGGCTGGCGCCTATCGTGTTCTCGCTTATCCTGTCGCCGTTTGTGTCGGTGATTTCGAGCCGCGCGACCGTCGGCCTGCGCACCAAACGCTGGAAACTGTTCCTGATCCCGGAAGAGTATTCGCCGCCGCAGGTGCTGGTGGATACCGACCGTTATCTGGTGCTCAACCGCAGCCGTTCACTGGACGATGGCTTTATGCACGCGGTGTTCCATCCGTCGTTTAACGCGCTGGCAACCGCCATGGCGACCGCGCGTCACCGCGCAAGCCACGTGCTGGAAATCGCCCGCGATCGTCATGTCGAGCAGGCGCTGAACGATACGCCGGAGAAACTGAACCGCGACCGCCGTCTGGTGCTGTTGAGCGATCCGGTTACGATGGCGCGTATGCACTACCGCGTCTGGGCGCACCCGGAGCGCTATTCGTCATGGGTGAATCATTACGAGACACTGAAGCTTAACCCGCAGGCATTAAGCACGCCGTAA